In the Kitasatospora terrestris genome, one interval contains:
- a CDS encoding putative protein N(5)-glutamine methyltransferase, with protein MTPYPSALLRATTVRKLRAAGCVFAEDEARLLISAARTTAELAVLVGRRVDGLPLEHVVGWAEFGGLRVSVDPGVFVPRRRSEFLAEQAAALAAPGAVVLDLCCGSGALGAAVAAAAGPVDLHAADLDEASVRCAARNLAAAGGRVYRGDLYAALPAELRGRVDVLVANAPYVPTGEIGLLPPEAREHEPLAALDGGDDGLAIQRRVTADAPAWLAPGGHLLVETSDRQATRTADAFADAGLAPRITACEERDATVVIGTRAR; from the coding sequence GTGACCCCGTACCCCTCCGCGCTGCTGCGCGCCACCACCGTCCGGAAGCTGCGCGCCGCCGGCTGCGTCTTCGCCGAGGACGAGGCGCGCCTGCTGATCTCCGCCGCCCGCACCACCGCCGAGCTGGCCGTCCTGGTCGGCCGCCGGGTCGACGGCCTGCCGCTCGAACACGTCGTCGGCTGGGCCGAGTTCGGCGGGCTGCGGGTGTCCGTCGACCCGGGCGTGTTCGTGCCGCGCCGGCGCTCCGAGTTCCTCGCCGAGCAGGCCGCGGCGCTGGCCGCGCCCGGGGCGGTGGTGCTCGACCTGTGCTGCGGTTCCGGCGCGCTCGGGGCGGCGGTCGCCGCCGCCGCCGGACCGGTCGACCTGCACGCCGCCGACCTGGACGAGGCGTCGGTGCGCTGCGCCGCCCGCAACCTCGCCGCCGCGGGCGGGCGGGTGTACCGCGGCGACCTGTACGCGGCCCTCCCCGCCGAGCTGCGCGGCCGGGTGGACGTCCTGGTCGCCAACGCGCCGTACGTGCCGACCGGCGAGATCGGGCTGCTGCCCCCGGAGGCCCGGGAGCACGAACCGCTGGCCGCCCTCGACGGCGGGGACGACGGGCTGGCGATCCAGCGCCGGGTCACCGCCGACGCGCCCGCGTGGCTGGCGCCCGGCGGCCACCTGCTGGTCGAGACCAGCGACCGTCAGGCCACCCGCACCGCGGACGCGTTCGCCGACGCCGGGCTCGCCCCGCGCATCACCGCCTGCGAGGAGCGCGACGCGACCGTGGTGATCGGCACCCGCGCGCGGTGA
- a CDS encoding maleylpyruvate isomerase N-terminal domain-containing protein, giving the protein MDGGDVGRAVGWMTRTLGPYAVGHDWTVPARGLEWSCRETAAHVAHDLAAYAGQLAGRAEGGYLPYDLVVGEGATPPEVLRVVAAAGGMLRAVLDTAPADARAWHWGPCDPGGFAAMGCAEVLLHTWDLAGGLGADWSPPPGLCEGVLARLFPDAPAGGPAAVLLWCAGRGELPGRPRRTTWSWRAAVPD; this is encoded by the coding sequence ATGGACGGTGGGGACGTGGGGCGGGCGGTCGGGTGGATGACCCGGACGCTGGGGCCGTACGCGGTCGGGCACGACTGGACGGTGCCGGCGCGGGGGCTGGAGTGGAGCTGCCGGGAGACCGCCGCGCACGTGGCGCACGACCTGGCGGCGTACGCCGGGCAGTTGGCGGGCCGGGCGGAGGGCGGGTACCTGCCGTACGACCTGGTGGTGGGGGAGGGCGCGACGCCGCCCGAGGTGCTGCGGGTGGTCGCGGCGGCGGGCGGGATGCTCCGGGCGGTGCTGGACACCGCGCCCGCGGACGCCCGGGCGTGGCACTGGGGGCCGTGCGACCCGGGCGGCTTCGCGGCGATGGGCTGTGCGGAGGTGCTGCTGCACACCTGGGACCTCGCGGGCGGCCTCGGCGCCGACTGGTCCCCGCCGCCGGGCCTGTGCGAGGGCGTGCTGGCCCGGCTGTTCCCGGACGCCCCGGCGGGCGGTCCGGCGGCCGTGCTGCTGTGGTGCGCCGGCCGCGGCGAACTGCCCGGCCGCCCCCGCCGCACCACCTGGAGCTGGCGCGCCGCCGTCCCCGACTGA